The Rhopalosiphum maidis isolate BTI-1 chromosome 2, ASM367621v3, whole genome shotgun sequence genome segment TTATACAGTTTTTCATATGggttcttataaatattatattatttaactttcacTATTTAGTTTTACACTAAATCTAAAagcttaacatttattattacatattttagtttgtaattgatacaaaaatgatattcttatatgaaaaaatgtattttggacaaatcttttttatattctttaacttatatagtaatagcatgcaattaaatttcaaatggcCAGAAAGTCATATACAGTTAACTCCTTGTCATTCAACATATACAATATCTTCAGGGAATTATGTGTTAGACTATGATTCAAAAGTAACTGGGAATTATCacagtaaatattacaatcaacttattaaaattaacaaatataatgcaaaaataatatatttattttctagatGATTGCACTTTTTTAATAGAAGGCCCACCAGGAACACAGGTTCAATTGAATGCAACAATTACGATATTAAATAAGACAAATGAAGATGAATGTATGGACTGGATTAAGTTTTACGATTTCTATAGTAATACAACATTAGTACCTTTAGGAgagtaagtaaaattattataattaaaaagttcaatactaataattaattgtatgatgttattatttgtatgttaatAGATATTGTAAATCAACAAATCTAaccaatttattaacattttcaaatatcatgtatattgttattaatatttcaccaaccgatttatttcaattaagtataattacttaagtttagatagtttttaaaactagcagcaaataaattatacttgtttaatacaattttatatatttttctacttattattatttttattgttataatattgaatttttgtaatacaattttaagaactaaattttacaataaattttaacactagattacaaaattatgtaataggataattatattatttaattattaaaacagtctttattttatttaaattttaaatatccaatttacttttacacatattttatacttttatcggtatttaaattaatatgtggtACTACCAATTTGTtgcaatcataattttaaataaatttatttatttttagttaaaaaacaataagaattgaatattaaaaacatttacctaactttaaaattagatttttgaaaGTAACGGGATCATAGGAATAGTATAGAACAGTGAACCTTACTCATGACTAGAGGTCGgatttatattcttttaaaatacttaaaatatgatgtatgtttttatgtcGTTTAAAACAAGCAATATATTCtcttaatattcttttaaaataccaaatatatgatgttttatgtccttaaaaattcaaaatattcttccaatattaaatatatatatatatatttagtttaaatttattatttattaacttgtattattaattaattaattaacatcaattgaatatttgtgACAGCTAACAAAATAACCGGTGTGCTATTCACCATCGATAAGGAATATttgatgattaatttatattagaaccCAGAAATAAATCGTATAGTGAAAATTGCATTTATCAAAATGCCGATATAGATGAAATATTCTCAAATATTCTCTAGCccctaaaatatgttttttatgcaaaataaattttttcatatgaATTCTGTGTCTTATAAATCGCAAAGATGTCTTACTCCTATTTAACTGCTTACACTAGgaacaaatatgcaaaatcacaaaaatctGACCTCTACTCATGACATAACCTCCTGATTAAAAACTTGATTTTTCTGCACACggtttttgtgtataaatcACCATATCTACATAGGTAATTATACGAGTAGGCAACCCTAAATAAACTAGTTTGGGACTATCAAGGTGgtcgaaattaattaatggaaATTATATAGCTTGTCATGACTGTGgagaaaatagtttaaaagtaaagaaaatataGCTCATGAACAGTTggagatataataaaatgttatttctttatgaataaaatttagaaaaattatttaaaattatgttaattatttatattatatccgttCTTAGTCTTTCATTAACGGTATATCTCTCTATTCCTTAATCAAGTGCGGATCTAGGTATTATCCTATTGACTGATTTACCCTTTAGTGcctattttagtttaataaatggAAAAAGTCTACATGTTTTAAGGTACATTAAATGCAGCACTGATTTCAATGATCCCttatgtatgaaagtattgtattattcactAGCAACTTTtgtgcataaaatattgaatggtGATATTGATTGTCctgaattattacaaaaattagccTTAAAGTACCCTTATTCAACTCCAGATTTAATCtaccgtttaaaatatttcattcaaaaaaaaattattttactaatagtcTAGTGTGTTACTTGctgataatgtataaaatattttagttacctattatttatttagtaaaattattgaaatttaaatataagtatgataaaaaaatcgacttttatagtttataactaCTGGTCTTATAGGCGCCAAGTCCACGGGGATGATCGCCCCCCGTGCATTGATTTAACGGGGACAAAAGTATTATTTCGCCCTGTTGTGtatagcaataattatttggttAAAACCAGATTATAACATGAAAATATTCATCAGAAcatcaaaaattgtatattcacCACTTTTCGCGCAgactaatttttaacttatttatagacttaactaaaactaaaaccaataaagaaaattaaaataatatacatatgtaatattttattttgcaccCTAAAGGCTCTAGCAGACTATTTAAAAGGAAGTTACGGGGCAATCAGGTAATTACCCCTTCCAGTCAGCAAATTGTAGAATATtacagaaattttttttcgattaacAGAAGGGTTTGCCCCTGCactaatatctaaaatttggTATAGAATTAGGTTCTTAGagtttaagataatttaaaaataatgtgtgattaaataaaaaaataattagatatatatgatattatataacccatagtaaaaatttgttattataaaaattaagaaacaaTACTCACTTAAAAAGTTAACGATTTTTCCATAAGAGTAGCTGTTTTCATTAAACTTTCTCTTTCATtcttaaagaataataacataGTTTCATCAATGGGTTCCGACCATCGTGTTACTTGTTTTTTCAATGCTAATCGAAATTCTTCTTTTACTCCTTTTCCAGCTCCTCTGGTTGATATTCTTGGACTATgaacacaaataattatttaattattagtaatatttttagaaatatacatctatgtattaaaaagCATTATTTACCTTAATGAAGAAGCTACACATGGAAAAACATTTAAGACACATTTATCATTTTCCATAAACATAGCCATAAAGTGCTCAATAATATCTATGTTAGTAATGTAAGCTGAAAATTGAGGATACGTAAACAAAGGAAGTTTTCCTATATGGTTATACATATCTTCAGCAATTATTTTGCCTTCAGGCCAAACCATTTGTGACAATACTAAAAGATGACCAATTAGAATATCACTAGTTGATGGATAATTGGAAAGctgattctaaaattaaaaaaaaattttactttgtattttacataggtaggtagtataaactaaactaaatttaaataaataacaccaacaatattcaaataaaatcattaaaatataaataatactcacGTAGAGTATCTGAGTCATTATCTTAACACAATACTGTAAAACAGGCAATTTTGCTATTtggataaaatacatttctctATCTTCGGGTGGATTAGCTATTTCTGTAGACACACTTCCATACAAACTGAGATTTTCTATTTGCTCTACTACCTTGAATATGTGCTCGGTACATTTCTACagcaataatagaataattatgtttctaagtttttaaataattgaaaataataaatttttaacaaattactaattttataccTTAAATTCTTGTACACAATAGTATAAAGTCACTAATGATAATGATTTTCTAATACTTTCATTAACTGGAACAGCTTTAAAAAGATTCTTGTACTTCCCttgataaaattcaatatcattAAGGAATTGTCCTATGAATGTATCAACTTTAATTTGAGCACTTAATTTCCAATaatctgtaaatattttaagtaggtattatgAAACATAGTGAATAACAAAGAACAAATATTATCACAGTCTACCAGTGCACATTGGTTCTTTATTAGTAAGTAATTCCCAATAGTTGAAagccattttaaaattatcaagaaCTTCAGATGACTCATCAGTAATACCAATCAatgattcatttaatttagtgGCTATGGAAAGTACTGCTTGTTTCAAAGGaggtttattaatttgtactttTGGACCTTTTATTGCTTTAACTAACAAATATTCTGAACCATtttctaaaatgaaaaataaaatttacaataaatattaactaaattatacactaatactaactatttaattaattataagttaattattaatgttaaaaataaaattataataaaaatatagcctCTTTaagtttcttttaaaataaattcaatactataaaaaattactcaccaatttttaaagatttattgtaatcaaaaacatgtcttacaaataatatcattccACAAAACACTAATTGTTTGCTAAGTTCACTGTTATTTGAAGCAATTACAAACTTTTTTGCAAAACTTGATACCTTTTTCCATGCTTTTCGTTTatcactaaattataatataaaaaaaattaaaaactgaaattgtaaaatttaaaataaatatactattactattggAATAATTACCTTTGACTTAGAACAGATCTTAATTCCCAAGAAAGTTTTTTACCAATACGTTCACATGAAGCAAATAAATCTTCCCAaggtgttttaatataattttctgtatCGGGCAAGTTCtacaagaaatattattagaaaaatgatTGAATATATTGGATAGTAAACCATGTTACCTGAATAATAGAATGTCCTCCCATcgcatatgtaatataaaattcagtagtttttgtcaacattttataaagatttttcTGATTTAATGTACTTGTTGATACTAATAAAGGACCAAGATCACATActgtaaaaagtattaatcgTAATTAatggaattaattattatattaattaaaatacattctatcatatatattttagtgtgaaaaataaagttgatattattgataatacaaatttaaactgataattaaatataataatataaaatataaattaatcataaatctATACTTATTACCTAAAATTTTTCTGTAACAGTTTATAACATTTGGGCATTGATTGTGTTTTTCTGCTGTAATCATTGTATCCATGAGTTTTAACTAAAACAGTTAATTTTGCACATGATAAATAATCTGtcaaatttttagtaaaagacataaactatatattttaattgtttaatcttttaaccatattttaaaataatattttatcaatttaatagacaaataataaaaactagatAGTTTCTAAAGATtagtatattgaaattttattccaaaaaaggatttataattgatactcAGATGTAACAatgtaattcatattttcttatataattttattattactcattaatttctatattagcaactaaaaaaaataatttgttgtttattactatttatttaaacttttaaagtgATGTCAG includes the following:
- the LOC113551064 gene encoding uncharacterized protein LOC113551064, with the translated sequence MIFLYEKMYFGQIFFIFFNLYSNSMQLNFKWPESHIQLTPCHSTYTISSGNYVLDYDSKVTGNYHNDCTFLIEGPPGTQVQLNATITILNKTNEDECMDWIKFYDFYSNTTLVPLGEYCKSTNLTNLLTFSNIMYIVINISPTDLFQLSIIT
- the LOC113551061 gene encoding integrator complex subunit 10; the protein is MEPMEVSVTDEEYMMQKAKSFLETDCYRCRSWLLTAKSMFPSNFGIHFECYEIEKNLRCVQRAARCFSCLLEDFPNEPILWKEIENFTPILCMDTSSLSEEQTFFRKMFSALPLSIQQKLLSVCAERSEDTMEHCRLVLLLLNRFPQSSTELALKLMDTMITAEKHNQCPNVINCYRKILVCDLGPLLVSTSTLNQKNLYKMLTKTTEFYITYAMGGHSIIQNLPDTENYIKTPWEDLFASCERIGKKLSWELRSVLSQSDKRKAWKKVSSFAKKFVIASNNSELSKQLVFCGMILFVRHVFDYNKSLKIENGSEYLLVKAIKGPKVQINKPPLKQAVLSIATKLNESLIGITDESSEVLDNFKMAFNYWELLTNKEPMCTDYWKLSAQIKVDTFIGQFLNDIEFYQGKYKNLFKAVPVNESIRKSLSLVTLYYCVQEFKKCTEHIFKVVEQIENLSLYGSVSTEIANPPEDREMYFIQIAKLPVLQYCVKIMTQILYNQLSNYPSTSDILIGHLLVLSQMVWPEGKIIAEDMYNHIGKLPLFTYPQFSAYITNIDIIEHFMAMFMENDKCVLNVFPCVASSLSPRISTRGAGKGVKEEFRLALKKQVTRWSEPIDETMLLFFKNERESLMKTATLMEKSLTF